Below is a genomic region from Paraburkholderia sp. BL23I1N1.
GCCGGGCAGCACATGGCATCTTGATGAGAGGTGTTCGTGATGTTACGCGGTGAGCCACACAGCGGGACATGATGCTGCCGCCCACTGTCACCGACGGGAGTTGCAGCCGATGAAACATTCCACCTCCACCTTGTTGTCTGCCCTACTGCTCGTTGCCGGCTGCATGTTGCAGTCGGCCTGCGCCGAGCCACTGCTGACAGAGCCCGTCTATGACTTCGACTGGCATCTGGGCGGTACCACCGATATCCGGCCTTACCAGGTGTTCGATGATGGGCAGAAAATCTACCTGCAGTTCGACGATCCCAGACATGTGCCCGCCATTTTCGCCGACACACGGGCGGCCTTGTGCTCCTGCGCTGGCATCCCGACCCGCCCTACGTTTTAGTCGACCAGATGGAATCTGCACTGGTTTTCCGCGCTGCGGGCCAGGTTGCGCGCGCTACACGCGCCATACCGGATGGGCCTCCAGGGGCAGCACCCTTCGGTACAGCCCGCCCGAAAACAGAGACATCTGCCATAAGGTCTTCGGATACAGACCGCGCCGCAACCCACGACACAGAACCTCCGTCCAATAACCGGTAGACCACGCCTGCGCGCAGCTAGTACAACATCCCGTAAATACGTTTAATAATTATCAGGCTGCAAATAAGGCTGCAGGAGCGTGACGACCACATCGGCCATTTCGTCGAGCGAACCCGTGCCCGGCAGCGGTTCCCAACGCCCACTATGGCTGCGAAAGGCGGCGCCATATCGATTGCGGCCGAGCTCGGTGAGGCGCGCCACGACGGTTGGCTCGTCATTATCCAGACGTTTGATCAGCAAGTGGCGCCCGTAGGCTTGCGTGACGATCTGCTCATGACCGAGCAGGCTGCGCAGTTGACGCTGCAGTTCAGCAGCGTGGTGTTTGGCGGGTACAGCTGGCATCTGCGTTCCTCGATTACGATGCACCGCTTTGCAGCGGATAGCCCCGGAAACTCCATTTGAAGGGGCGTGCGGCCTGATTGTGCTCGCCGACGAACTGCCCGGTGCGCTCGCGCAGGTGCGCGGTGCTGGTGTGGCTGGCATGGCGCAGCACCCGGCGCGTATAACGGGCAAACCAGAGTTCGATCTGATTGACCCAGCTTGCGTGCAACGGCGTGAAGTGGAAGTGAAACCGCTTGCCATGCCGCGCATTGAACGCCTGCCAGACGGCCTGCGCGCGATGCGTGTTCAGATTGTCCCAAACCACGTGCACCTGTTTATCTGGGTACGCGCCTGCCACGCGTTCCATGAAGGCTACCAGATCGTCCTGGGTGCGCCGCTCGCGGCACTCTGCCAACACCTTTCCGGTATGCACATCGAGCGCAGCAATCAACGCCTGGGTGCCGTGACGGATATATTCGAATTCACGGCGACGCAGCCGTCCTGGCGCGGGTGCCCGTCCCGGGTGCTTGCGCTCAATGGCCTGAATGCCGGTCTTCTCGTCGATGCTGAGCACTACCGCGTTTCGCGGCGCCTTGCGCTACAGCTTGCAAATCACGTTGACCTTCTCGCGAAAGGCCGGGTCTGGACTGTGCAGCCATTGCCGGACCCGCTGCGGGCGTACGTCGCCGGCCTGCAGAATGCGCTGCACGTGACTGCGGCTGATCTGCCCGACGACGCCGCGCTCCACGGCACGCGCCGCAATCTCGTCGAGTGTCGGCGTGACCCGTTCCTCAGGCTCCTGCGCTTCACACGCCAGCGCAATCAACTGCAGTCGCGCTTCGTGCGTGATGCGTGGCGGACGGCCACTGCGCTCGCCCTCGCGAATACCCTGGCTACCTTGCCGGGCAATGCGCTTGCGCCACAGGCAGACCGTTTGCACCGAGACACCCAGTTCCCGCGCAATCACCGTATTGGAGTGACCCTCGTGGGCCCACAACGCGATACGCGCCCGCATCACATCTCGCTGCATAGCCGTCTTCCGCTCAATCAGCGATAGCAGTTCCTGTCGTTCTTTATTCGCCAGCTTCACTGGCGTTGCACGGCGGCCTCGGCTCATCCGGTCATGATAACCGGGGCAGTTTATTATTCAATCTATTTTCGGGATGTTGTACTAGGTGGATTCTTGGTTTAAAAGAAAATGGCTGAAAAACGCCGAAATCCTTGGTGGGCCGGGTCGGAGTCGAACCGACGATGTCCTTTCGGAGGCGGATTATGAGTCCGGTGCCATGCAAACTGAGCTAACGGCCCATCAGTCCGCTCGCGCCCCGGAAGCTGCATACCGCCTGCCTTACGACAGTATCGCTAGCCGAATCAATATTACGGCCCGGCGACTGCGCCGGCCCCAGTTTCGGCACAGTAACCGTTAGCACGCCGTTCTCGAACTTTGCCAGCGTGCGGTGCCCCCGTTCCGAAGCATGGGTATCGTACGCATGAAGGTCCGGCACGCGCGCTCAAGGCGGCAACAGCCATCCTCTTCACATCCTGCTTTTTTTCGCCGCGCTACACGACCGCCCCATCCTCGGCGCTCACGCTCGGGCGTCTGTCCACTGCTGACGCTTTAGCCAGCGCGCGAAGCCTGGGCGTAGGTTTTGCAATGGAAGCCTGTGAGCTAAAGGGTTGACGTTGTTCTTCGAGCATCTGTTGAGGGCCGGAAGCCGGCACACTTGGGTTTCGCCATGGGTGAAAGGCCGGCGTATTGTATTACGCGCGGCGCGGGGATGCTCCTTCTGGCGCGCTTACCTGCTAACCTGAGCGCCTTGGCCGCGCACGCCGACTTCAGTCGATGCCGCGTGGTCCGTCAACCGAACTGCCGATGCCGCCACTGTTTCGCCGTTTACTGCTGCTGTTCCACGCGTTGCGTTACGGCGCGCGCCTGATCTGGCTCGCCGCCCCGTCCGACCACAAACTGCACTGGATGATCGAGCTGGTCAGCCGCGTGCATGCGTCCGGGCGCGCCGAGCGTCTGCATGGCGTACTGCCCGCGCTCGGGCCGCTCGCGAGCCGCTTCGCGCAGACCCTGGCTGAACGGCCCGAACTCGCGACCGGCACCCTGCACGACGCCATCGACGCGATCGATCACCTCGAAACCTCGCTGCCGCCGCAGGAATCCGAACAGGCCCTGGCACGCGCATTCGGCCGGCCGCTCGCCATGATTTTCAGCGCGGTCGATCTGGTGCCGGTGCGCAGCGGCTTTGCCGAACAGACGCACTTCGCGCGGCTCATCGAGCCGGTCAAGGGCCATCATGAAGTGGCCATCAAGCTGGTGCGCGCCGATCAGTTGCAACAGATCGGCGACGAACTCGCGCTTCTACGCTGGGTCGCGCGCTGGATGGAGAAATTCTCCGGCTCGGCCCGCCGCCTGCAAGTGCGTGCGCTGGCGCAAACCTTCACCGACGACATCCTGCGCCGCTTCGATCTGCGCGCCGAAGCCGCCAATCTGAGCCAGACCGGCCATCATTTCGACGGCGACGCGCGCATCGTCGTGCCGGACGTGATCTGGGATCTGTGCACCAACCACACGCTGACGATGCAACGCGTGAGCACCCTGCCCGCAAGCGACCTGCCCGGCCTGCACGCGCATCGCATCAAGCTCGCGCCGCTGGCCGCGCATATCGTCGAGGTGGTGACTGAGCAGGCCTTCGAGCACGGCTTCTTTCACGCGACGCTCGATGCGCGCCGTGTGCGCGTGAGCGTCGAGGCGGACACGCTCGGGCGCCTGGTGCTGGCGGAGTTTTCGATCATGTCGAGCCTGTCGACCGGCGAGCGCGAATTCTTCGTGCACGGCGCGACCGCGTTGTTCAACCAGGACTACGGCCGGCTTGCCGAACTGCATCGCGGTGCCGGGCACGTGCCGCACGACACGCGCGCGGAGATGCTCGAAGCCGAGTTGCGCACGCGCGCCGAAGCGCACTTCGCAGCCGAGCCGGAAGACCGCTCGGCGGGTTCGCTGTTTCATCATCTGCTCCACGCGGTGCATCCGTTCGACGGCGCCGTCTCCGGCCGTCTCGCCACCGCGCAGCGCTCGTTCCAGCAGGCTGAGATGCTGGCGCGCGCGCTGCATCCGGGCGTGGATACGTGGAATGTCGCACGCAATGTGCTGGCGGGCATTGCGCGGCGCGACATGGATCACCGCGGCTGGATCAAACGCATTTCGCGCGAGTTGCCGCATTTGGCGCATATGCTGCCGCGCGTGCCGCAACTGGCCGTGCGCTACCTGCAGCATGAGCACGATCGCGCCCGCACGCCGCAGCAGAATGCGCAGCTGTTGCAGGATATCAACCGGGAATATCGGCGTACGCGGGTGCTGCTGTGGGCATGCGCCGTGTGCGGTGGAGTGCTCGGCGCGGGGACGGTGTTGTTGATGTGGTGATAAGGTGAACGCGCCGACGTTGTGATCCAGGCTTGGTGATGTCCGCCCGGTGAAGTCGAAGGGGCTGCAGGTCGAGGTTCGGGCCATCCGCCTTCAACACTCTTTCGCGATTGCAGCTTCGAACAAGACGCGTATCGCGTGTCCCGGCAAGATGGCGGCTTTTCACGTCACCGGTCTTCGATGCTCGCTTCCTCAATTGCTGCTTTATTCGTTGTGTTGTGGTCGACCGGCTTCGTGGTCGCCCGGGCGATCACACCCTATGCCGATCCCAATTTGTTCCTGCTGGCGCGCTTTAGCGGCACCGCGCTGATCTTCGCCTTTGCCGCGCTCGCCACGCGCGCCGCGTGGCCGACCGGCCGCGATCTCGGCAAGCACCTGCTCGCGGGCGCGTTGCTGCAAGGGGTTTATCTCGGCGCGGGATACTGGGCCGTCGCGCAGGGTTTGAGCGCCGGTGTGATGGCCTTGCTCGGCGCGCTCCAGCCGCTCGCAACGGCTGCTGTCGCAGCGCCGCTGTTTGGCGAGCGCCTGTCGCGGCGCGGCTGGGCCGGTATGGCGCTCGGTCTCGCCGGCGTCGTGCTGGTCCTCGAACCGAAACTTGCTGCGGCCGCGCCATCCACCCCGCATGGCGTCGCGCCGCCGTGGCTCGTCGTGTTCATTTCGATCGTCGCGGTCGGCGCGATCACCGCGGGCACGCTGTTTCAGAAGACATCGCTGGCGAAGGCGGATATCCGAAGTGCAAGTGCGGTGCAGAATTTCGGCGCGGCGGTGATTGCGGCGATTCTTGCGCTGGCGCTCGGGGAGCATCGCTGGATTGCATCGGCCACTTTGTGGGGGTCGCTTGCGTGGGGCATCGTGATGCTGTCGGGAATCAGCGTCACCTTGCTGGTGTGGATGGTCAGGCGCGGTGATGCTGCGCGCGCCACCGCGCTGATGTTTCTCGCCCCGCCGCTCGCCGCGCTCGAAGGGTATGCCGGCTTCGGTGAAACGCTGCTGCCGGTGCAGATCGCAGGATTTGCGGTGGCGCTGGTGGGTGTGCTGCTGGCGCGGTCGTGAAGGGTCGATCGGCGCACACCGATCTGCGTCGTTCAATGCGCGTTCGTCACACGCTCCGGGTGGGTGGGTCTCGCGAACGTGGTCAGCCCGAATTCCGTTCGGCGCCCTGGCCCACCTGTCGACCCGCGGATCAATCCGCCGTATCGGCGCCGGCCGGCACTTTTGCGCGCACCTTGCTGCCCGGGCCCGGAGCCCAGGCCGGGCGGCTCTTGCGCGCCGAATCCACCACAACGATATAGCGCCCCGCCCATGGGGTCACCTGGCGATCGCTTTTCAACACCCACAGCGATCTGCCGGAATCGACGAGCGCCGCATATTCGGCGTCGAGAATGCCGTAGTGGTCGATAAATGCATTGAGCGACGCGGGAATCCGGACGCAGCCTTTCGAATGACGAATCCCGAGCAGCGGCTCGAGCCGGTCCGGGTCGGTGGCGTGCATCTGGAAACGCATCTGCGACATGCCGCCCTTACCCCAGCCCCGTTCGCCCTGGGCCCAGCCGAGATCGAAGATCCGCATGTCGCGCTTGCCGTAGCCGCGGATGTGGTTCTCGTTCAGCGTGCCTTCGGAGCGGAAATCCATATTGGACGGCGTATGTTCGAACACGCCGAGCGGTGTGATGAAGTGGTCGAACTCGCCGGGCCGGCCCGTTGAAACCGGCGACGCGCCGATCATCTGCCAGCTATCGGACGGGGTTGCCCGGAAATAAATGAACAACGCCTGAACGTTGGCGTTGCGATCCACCATCACAACATACTCGCCCGACAGATCGCCGAGCATGTGCTCGCCCAGCGCAGTTTGCAGGCGGTCGGCATAGGCGCGCTGCTCGGCGGCCGGCACCTTCAGCCGACGCGTCACGTCTTGCGCGAACACCTCCCGCAACACGAACGCGTGACGCGGGTCAACCACGCCGGCTGCGTCGGGCGCGGCAACGGACGACGCGTCGAGGGCGCTCGCCGGGCGATGCGTTGCCTGGGATGCCGATGCCCGGGTGGACGCAGAACCTGAAGCTGAAGCCGCGGCCGGACCCGATGCCGCGATAGCGACGCTACATGACACCGCGCAAAAACCCGCCCCCATCGCGCGCGCCAGATAGCGTGCTGAACGAACTGCGCGCGCGGAACGCGGTACAGAGAGTAAATCCGACATACGCACTACTTCGCTTCGACGATCTACCGATGCGGAAGTACTGTGGTCCGGTGCAGGCGGACCAGGCCGATTGGGGTAGTTCATCGCGTATTTGAGCAAACCTGATTATTATTGACTGCCCGCCAGCTCATGCGGCGCCCGGAACGAGGATGTTACTAAGCACATTGGCATCTGTCGATGCAGAATCGGCCAATTCACCCATATCGTTGTATTGGCCTTCAATATTTAACGATCTGTGCGGCGGTTTAAAGGCAGCGCAAAGTGAATTTAACGCCCATATTCCCGATAAAATCGCGAAACCAATTTGTCACATCAGGCTCGCAGAACTGTCCCGTTCGTACGCCCGCCGCTCGTGCAATCCGCGCAAGCGTTCATGGTTGACACTCACGCTACTGCATACGGAGAAAAGAGGAACATGACGCAACAGGACCCAGCCGCACACCAGGCAAGCATTGCCGTGGAAATGCACGTCGCCGCCGAGTTCGACGCCGCACAGGAAATCGAGCGCCGGGTCGATTTCCTGGCGAATTATTTGCGTAGCAGCGGCCTGAAAACCTACGTGCTCGGCATTAGCGGCGGCGTCGATTCAACTACCGCCGGGCGGCTTGCGCAACTCGCGGTCGAACGGCTGCGCAACGAACACTACGACGCGCGTTTCGTCGCGGTCCGATTGCCGTACGGCGTGCAAAAAGATGAGGCCGACGCGCAGCAAGCCTTGAGTTTTATTCGCGCGGACGAAAATCTCACCATCGATATCAAACCTGCAGCCGACGCAATGCTCGCCGCGTTGAATAACAGCGGCGTGCAATTTAACGGCGACGCGCAGCAGGATTTCGTCCACGGCAATATCAAGGCGCGGCAGCGAATGATTGCGCAATATGCGGTAGCCGGCGCGCGGGCCGGCGTGGTAATCGGCACGGACCACGCGGCCGAATCGGTGATGGGATTTTTCACGAAGTTCGGCGACGGTGGCGCCGATGTGCTGCCGCTCACCGGCCTGAACAAGCGTCGTGTGCGAGCACTGTCGAAAGCCTTGGGCGCACCTGAAACGCTGACGCACAAAGTGCCGACCGCCGACCTGGAAATGTTGCGCCCACTGCGGCCGGACGAGGACGCGTACGGCATCCCTTACGACGAAATCGACGACTTTCTGGAAGGCAAACCCGTTAGCGACGCCGCGCGTGGGATCGTCTTACGCTTCTACGATGCCACGCAGCACAAGCGGGCGTTGCCCTACACACCGTTCGATTGGCCGGTGAAGACAGACGGGGAATGAGAAAAGGAAGGTAACAACCGGA
It encodes:
- a CDS encoding DMT family transporter, with translation MLASSIAALFVVLWSTGFVVARAITPYADPNLFLLARFSGTALIFAFAALATRAAWPTGRDLGKHLLAGALLQGVYLGAGYWAVAQGLSAGVMALLGALQPLATAAVAAPLFGERLSRRGWAGMALGLAGVVLVLEPKLAAAAPSTPHGVAPPWLVVFISIVAVGAITAGTLFQKTSLAKADIRSASAVQNFGAAVIAAILALALGEHRWIASATLWGSLAWGIVMLSGISVTLLVWMVRRGDAARATALMFLAPPLAALEGYAGFGETLLPVQIAGFAVALVGVLLARS
- a CDS encoding TrbG/VirB9 family P-type conjugative transfer protein — its product is MKHSTSTLLSALLLVAGCMLQSACAEPLLTEPVYDFDWHLGGTTDIRPYQVFDDGQKIYLQFDDPRHVPAIFADTRAALCSCAGIPTRPTF
- the nadE gene encoding ammonia-dependent NAD(+) synthetase → MTQQDPAAHQASIAVEMHVAAEFDAAQEIERRVDFLANYLRSSGLKTYVLGISGGVDSTTAGRLAQLAVERLRNEHYDARFVAVRLPYGVQKDEADAQQALSFIRADENLTIDIKPAADAMLAALNNSGVQFNGDAQQDFVHGNIKARQRMIAQYAVAGARAGVVIGTDHAAESVMGFFTKFGDGGADVLPLTGLNKRRVRALSKALGAPETLTHKVPTADLEMLRPLRPDEDAYGIPYDEIDDFLEGKPVSDAARGIVLRFYDATQHKRALPYTPFDWPVKTDGE
- a CDS encoding L,D-transpeptidase, giving the protein MSDLLSVPRSARAVRSARYLARAMGAGFCAVSCSVAIAASGPAAASASGSASTRASASQATHRPASALDASSVAAPDAAGVVDPRHAFVLREVFAQDVTRRLKVPAAEQRAYADRLQTALGEHMLGDLSGEYVVMVDRNANVQALFIYFRATPSDSWQMIGASPVSTGRPGEFDHFITPLGVFEHTPSNMDFRSEGTLNENHIRGYGKRDMRIFDLGWAQGERGWGKGGMSQMRFQMHATDPDRLEPLLGIRHSKGCVRIPASLNAFIDHYGILDAEYAALVDSGRSLWVLKSDRQVTPWAGRYIVVVDSARKSRPAWAPGPGSKVRAKVPAGADTAD
- a CDS encoding AarF/ABC1/UbiB kinase family protein, whose protein sequence is MPPLFRRLLLLFHALRYGARLIWLAAPSDHKLHWMIELVSRVHASGRAERLHGVLPALGPLASRFAQTLAERPELATGTLHDAIDAIDHLETSLPPQESEQALARAFGRPLAMIFSAVDLVPVRSGFAEQTHFARLIEPVKGHHEVAIKLVRADQLQQIGDELALLRWVARWMEKFSGSARRLQVRALAQTFTDDILRRFDLRAEAANLSQTGHHFDGDARIVVPDVIWDLCTNHTLTMQRVSTLPASDLPGLHAHRIKLAPLAAHIVEVVTEQAFEHGFFHATLDARRVRVSVEADTLGRLVLAEFSIMSSLSTGEREFFVHGATALFNQDYGRLAELHRGAGHVPHDTRAEMLEAELRTRAEAHFAAEPEDRSAGSLFHHLLHAVHPFDGAVSGRLATAQRSFQQAEMLARALHPGVDTWNVARNVLAGIARRDMDHRGWIKRISRELPHLAHMLPRVPQLAVRYLQHEHDRARTPQQNAQLLQDINREYRRTRVLLWACAVCGGVLGAGTVLLMW